The genomic interval ATTTCAACGATGTGAATACGGTAATGCGTAATTCAGGTGTTGCAATCATGGGGTCTTCTGTTTCTGAAGGTGAAGGTCGTGCAATCAACGCAGTTCAAGAAGCATTGAATTCTCCGTTGTTGAATGACAACAATATTGAAGGTGCTAAATACATCTTGTTGAATATTACTTACGGTGATATCGAAGTTACTATGGATGAAATCGGTGAAATCACGGATTACATTCAAGATGAAGCAGGTTCTTCTGCAGATGTTATTTGGGGACATGGTTACGATCCAAGTTTAGGAAATAAATTGAGCGTTACTTTGGTAGCAACGGGATTTAATTCTTTACCATTTACGGGTTTTGAAAAAGCTCCAGAAAAAACGATTTCTGTTTTGGAAGATGAGCCTAGAAATGAAATTAAAACTCCCTTGACATCTCCAACGCATCAAATAGTTCCTGAGAAAAAAGAAGAAGAACAACCTTTTTTAAAAGCGGAAGCTAAAGTAGAGGAAGTGAAAGTTGCTCCTTCTGCTGGAACTATTGAATTTGACTGGGATGTAAAATCGGAAGTAAAACCAATGACGAGTCCAACGTCTTCTATCGAAGAAAAGGAAGCGCCAAAACGTTTTTTCTTAGAAGATGAGACACAAGCGAAGGTTGAATTGGAGAACGTCGTTCAAAAAGCTCCAGTAAGCGCTGAAGAATTGCAACGTCGTAATATGGAGCGTATGGATCGCATCAAAAATTACAACAGTAAATTGAAGAAAGCTGAAGGTTTGAAAGAATTGGAAGATGAGCCAGCATTTGTTCGTAGAAACATTCACTTGGATCAAGTTGTAAAAAGTGAAGAATCGAATGTAAGCCGTTTCGGACTTTCAGATGATGGAATCAAAACAAACAACTCTTTCTTACACGATAACGTAGATTAATAAAAGACTGAATAGACTAGAGACTTAAGACTAAAGACAAATCCGTCTTTGGTCTTGTGTCTTCAGTCTTAAATCTAAGAAAATGAATTTCACAGAAAAAATAAATCAGGATATAAAAACTGCAATGCTTGCAAAGGAAAAAGAACGCCTTGCAGTTTTGCGTGATATTAAAAGCAAATTATTACTTGAGGCAACGTCGGGTAGTTCTGGCGAGTTGAGCGAAGAAGCAGCGAATAAAATCGTTTTGAAATTGCACAAACAACGCATGGAAACGTATCAGATTTATGTAGATCAAGGGAGAAATGATTTGGCGGAAGAAGAATTGTTTCAAGCAAAAGTATTAGAAGATTACTTGCCAAAAATGATGTCTGAAGACGAAGTTCGTGCAATTATAGCGGCTAAAGTTGCTGAAGTTGGCGCAAGCGGACCGCAAGATATGGGTAAAGTAATGGGGCCTGTAAGTGCTCAGTTGGCTGGTAAAGCTGACGGAAAACGTGTTGCTGAATTGGTCAAAGAAGCATTGGCTAAATAGAATTATAGTAATAAACGAGTTTTCCTTAGACTCAGTTTTTATTGTTGGAGAATCCCGTTCGTTTGAGCGGGATTTTTTGTTGTGACGCGATGCATAGCGTCCACAAACTATAATCTCTTTAACAAAAACTCCCGTTGCGAATCTTTCGTGAAATATGGAAAGAACATTTCTACCAACAAGTTGTGATATTTATCTACCGTACTTTCAACTGGTTCGCCATAAACTTCTGCGGATGCAATCCAATAATCACTGAAAACGCGAATGCGCTCATTCAATCCGTTATATTCTCCTTCAAA from Fluviicola taffensis DSM 16823 carries:
- the ftsZ gene encoding cell division protein FtsZ produces the protein MEFDLPKGTTSIIKVIGVGGGGSNAVNHMFDQEIKGVDFIVCNTDRQALDISPVPYKIQLGPSLTEGRGAGAIPEIGRNAAVENIEDIRALLSNGTKMVFVTAGMGGGTGTGAAPVIAQVAKELNILTVGIVTIPFAFEGRRRRQQAEEGLDVMRQCVDTLLVINNERLREVGGNMSLAQAFALADNVLATAAKGIADVITTTGAINVDFNDVNTVMRNSGVAIMGSSVSEGEGRAINAVQEALNSPLLNDNNIEGAKYILLNITYGDIEVTMDEIGEITDYIQDEAGSSADVIWGHGYDPSLGNKLSVTLVATGFNSLPFTGFEKAPEKTISVLEDEPRNEIKTPLTSPTHQIVPEKKEEEQPFLKAEAKVEEVKVAPSAGTIEFDWDVKSEVKPMTSPTSSIEEKEAPKRFFLEDETQAKVELENVVQKAPVSAEELQRRNMERMDRIKNYNSKLKKAEGLKELEDEPAFVRRNIHLDQVVKSEESNVSRFGLSDDGIKTNNSFLHDNVD
- a CDS encoding GatB/YqeY domain-containing protein — protein: MNFTEKINQDIKTAMLAKEKERLAVLRDIKSKLLLEATSGSSGELSEEAANKIVLKLHKQRMETYQIYVDQGRNDLAEEELFQAKVLEDYLPKMMSEDEVRAIIAAKVAEVGASGPQDMGKVMGPVSAQLAGKADGKRVAELVKEALAK